Proteins encoded together in one Candidatus Dormiibacterota bacterium window:
- a CDS encoding UBP-type zinc finger domain-containing protein, which produces MATCTHLDEINDVTPSSPGCEDCLKQGRHDWVHLRVCQECGHVGCCDSSPGRHATGHFRAVGHPLVRSYEPGEDWFWCYLDNVAFELEGAPPAPSHP; this is translated from the coding sequence ATGGCGACCTGCACCCACCTCGACGAGATCAACGACGTCACCCCCTCCTCCCCCGGCTGCGAGGACTGCCTGAAGCAGGGCCGCCACGACTGGGTCCACCTGCGTGTCTGTCAGGAATGCGGACATGTGGGATGTTGTGACAGCTCCCCAGGGCGCCACGCCACCGGCCACTTCCGAGCCGTCGGGCACCCCCTGGTCCGCTCCTACGAGCCCGGCGAGGACTGGTTCTGGTGCTACCTGGACAACGTCGCCTTCGAGCTCGAGGGCGCCCCCCCGGCACCGTCACACCCCTGA